The Neisseria yangbaofengii genome contains a region encoding:
- a CDS encoding class I SAM-dependent methyltransferase, protein MTCIYLAESAQASANELAYTFGLTIVRQLPDNGEYLYAGSDGISLCRAGEKGRVQVDFAGGAAQYRRTKGGGELIAKAVNHTGKPTIWDGTGGLGRDSFVLASLGLTVHTFEQHPAVACLLHDGLNRALQHSGTAEIAQRITLHFGDTAALMPQLSQQIGRPDVVYLDPMYPERQKSAAVKKEMAYFHGLVGTAQDEAALLGTARAIAKKRVVVKRPRLGEFLRGEKPAYQYSGKSTRFDVYLPDCPTQE, encoded by the coding sequence ATGACTTGCATTTACCTTGCCGAATCTGCCCAAGCTTCCGCCAACGAGCTGGCATATACATTCGGTCTGACCATCGTCCGCCAATTGCCCGACAACGGCGAATACCTCTACGCCGGTTCAGACGGCATCAGCCTGTGCCGCGCCGGAGAAAAAGGCCGCGTACAAGTCGATTTTGCCGGCGGTGCCGCCCAATACCGCCGCACCAAAGGCGGTGGCGAACTCATCGCCAAAGCAGTCAACCACACCGGCAAGCCCACCATATGGGACGGAACCGGCGGCTTAGGACGCGACAGCTTTGTGTTGGCTTCGCTGGGTTTAACCGTGCATACCTTCGAACAACACCCCGCCGTTGCCTGCCTGCTGCACGACGGCCTCAACCGCGCCCTGCAACACTCCGGTACCGCAGAAATTGCACAACGCATCACACTGCATTTCGGTGACACGGCCGCGCTGATGCCGCAGTTGTCGCAACAAATCGGCCGCCCCGATGTGGTTTATCTTGACCCGATGTACCCCGAGCGGCAAAAATCCGCTGCCGTCAAAAAAGAGATGGCTTATTTCCACGGCTTGGTCGGCACGGCACAAGACGAAGCCGCCCTGCTCGGTACCGCCCGCGCCATAGCCAAAAAACGCGTGGTGGTCAAACGCCCGCGTTTAGGCGAGTTTCTCCGCGGCGAAAAACCGGCTTACCAATATTCGGGCAAAAGCACACGTTTTGATGTGTATTTACCGGATTGTCCGACTCAAGAATAG
- a CDS encoding sigma-54-dependent transcriptional regulator, which translates to MSKLQDPVLVVDDEADIRDLMEMTLMKMGLRVETAEGVEEAKDKLDNNDYSLVLTDMRMPDGSGLEVVQYIDELMLDTPVAVITAYGNADQAVEALKAGAFDYLQKPITLSQLRSLVKSAVKVADNAEVPSTPPPVKPAPAPVTAALNKPPAAMVARQAQSAAVKTASRDLNKPISVPDGLRSMKERFSGSEAMPSQETPKPGGEADMPRLLGTSPQMVEARHLIRRLSRSDVPVYIAGESGTGKEQAARTIHELSDRADKPFIAVNCGAIPENLMESEFFGYKKGSFTGADQDRLGFFQHADGGTLFLDEVADLPLAMQVKLLRAIQEKAVRRIGDARESFVDVRIVCATHKNLEALVESGAFRQDLYYRLNVVSLHMPPLREMREDLGALILYLLYKHRHGNQTYKLSPKAQEALLHYSYPGNFRELENILERAVALTVGTVIQLDDLQIHNTPADDEPRGRHSLSLKDISDSVSETSLNHEPLPPFDPRTMQIQDYLDQIERDIIQKALEQTRYNRTQAAKLLGITFRSMRYRMERLSIN; encoded by the coding sequence ATGAGTAAGCTGCAAGATCCCGTTTTAGTTGTCGATGACGAAGCCGACATCCGCGACCTGATGGAAATGACCCTAATGAAAATGGGGCTGCGCGTGGAAACTGCCGAAGGTGTCGAAGAAGCCAAAGACAAGCTCGACAACAACGATTATTCGCTGGTATTGACCGACATGCGTATGCCCGATGGCTCGGGCTTGGAAGTGGTGCAATACATCGACGAACTGATGCTCGACACGCCCGTGGCCGTGATTACCGCCTACGGCAATGCTGATCAGGCGGTGGAAGCCTTAAAGGCGGGCGCATTCGATTACCTGCAAAAACCGATTACCCTATCGCAACTGCGTTCGTTGGTGAAATCGGCGGTAAAAGTGGCCGACAATGCCGAAGTACCGTCTACACCGCCACCGGTCAAACCTGCGCCTGCACCGGTGACCGCCGCCTTAAATAAACCGCCGGCTGCGATGGTTGCCCGTCAAGCGCAGTCTGCTGCCGTCAAAACTGCATCGCGTGATTTGAACAAGCCGATTTCCGTGCCCGACGGCCTGCGTTCTATGAAAGAGCGCTTCTCCGGCAGCGAAGCCATGCCATCGCAAGAAACGCCGAAACCGGGTGGCGAAGCCGATATGCCGCGCCTGCTGGGCACCTCGCCGCAAATGGTTGAAGCGCGCCATTTAATCCGCCGTCTCTCCCGCAGCGATGTGCCGGTATACATTGCCGGTGAGTCGGGTACGGGTAAAGAACAGGCCGCACGCACTATACATGAATTATCCGATCGCGCCGATAAGCCGTTTATCGCAGTCAACTGTGGTGCAATTCCGGAAAACCTGATGGAAAGCGAATTTTTCGGTTACAAAAAAGGCAGCTTTACCGGCGCCGACCAAGACCGCTTGGGCTTTTTCCAACATGCCGACGGCGGCACGCTGTTTCTTGACGAAGTGGCCGACCTGCCTTTGGCCATGCAGGTAAAACTCTTGCGCGCTATTCAGGAAAAAGCCGTGCGCCGCATTGGCGATGCCCGCGAAAGTTTTGTAGACGTACGCATTGTCTGCGCCACCCACAAAAACCTTGAAGCACTGGTCGAAAGCGGCGCATTCCGCCAAGACTTGTATTACCGCTTAAACGTGGTGTCACTGCACATGCCGCCATTGCGCGAAATGCGTGAAGATTTGGGCGCGCTGATTCTGTATTTGCTCTACAAACACCGCCACGGCAATCAAACCTACAAGCTCAGTCCCAAAGCCCAAGAAGCCCTGCTGCATTACAGCTACCCGGGCAATTTCCGCGAATTGGAAAACATTCTCGAGCGTGCCGTTGCCCTGACTGTCGGCACCGTAATCCAACTGGATGACCTGCAAATCCACAACACACCCGCCGATGATGAGCCGCGCGGCCGGCACAGTCTTTCTTTGAAAGACATTAGTGACTCCGTATCGGAAACGTCATTGAATCATGAGCCTTTGCCGCCGTTTGACCCGCGCACCATGCAGATTCAGGATTACCTCGACCAAATCGAACGCGACATCATTCAAAAGGCTTTGGAACAAACCCGCTACAACCGTACCCAAGCGGCCAAGCTGTTGGGTATAACTTTCCGTTCGATGCGCTACCGTATGGAACGCTTGAGCATTAACTAA
- a CDS encoding ATP-binding protein, translating to MTKFSNQELDNLSERIPGLINVARIVIVLSLLVFQVLGIYSGINLKNVAFPTVEFYSWAALYSFLVLLSVFRPDWQWQSLDLPNASAVVDISMMIILVYIAGGLDSGFAILVLPFIATSCLLSYGHYPMLYAGYASLLFVILLFLDGGIQFSPLEWKNQSVITCVLLIGASYLVAMLTAFAAKYLEQATESASKHQLAYRRISGLNRLVLNRVQEAVIVIDAGQRVWLFNKQAKNYFPSLAVDQQEFVFGELVSRWQYQPDKAFETDIHIFQHAMHVRAVPLIQEQTELLMLYVRSLREVAAEAMSTKLTSLGQLTANLAHEIRNPMSAIRHASDLLQDDEDIDPVKAKLYGIIDSNIQRIDKMLEDISLLNKRDNISRAPIHLMKFWLGFKQEFTLNNPAAIGCLRMNMEGSNLTVLSDPMHLQQIMWNLCNNAWRHSRQDENAITVLIRPSGRMHISIVVADNGKGVAPEVRNHLFEPFYTTEKQGTGLGLYVARELAHANLGQLHYHPEMNGFELILPKDSNE from the coding sequence ATGACAAAATTCAGTAATCAGGAATTGGACAACTTAAGCGAACGCATTCCCGGGCTGATTAATGTGGCCCGGATAGTAATCGTGTTGTCGCTACTGGTTTTCCAAGTTTTGGGGATATACAGCGGCATCAATCTGAAAAACGTGGCATTTCCAACCGTCGAATTTTATAGCTGGGCGGCGTTGTATTCCTTTTTAGTTCTGCTGTCGGTATTCCGACCGGATTGGCAATGGCAATCGCTTGATTTACCTAATGCCAGCGCGGTGGTCGATATTTCCATGATGATCATTCTGGTGTATATCGCGGGAGGGCTCGATTCGGGCTTTGCTATTTTGGTGCTGCCGTTTATCGCCACGTCTTGCCTCTTGAGCTATGGCCATTACCCGATGCTTTATGCCGGTTATGCCTCGCTTTTGTTTGTGATTTTGCTGTTTCTAGACGGCGGTATCCAATTCTCACCGCTGGAATGGAAAAACCAAAGCGTCATTACCTGCGTATTGCTGATTGGTGCCAGCTATCTGGTCGCCATGTTGACCGCTTTTGCCGCCAAATACCTTGAGCAGGCCACCGAATCGGCCAGCAAACACCAGCTTGCCTACCGCCGTATCAGCGGCTTGAATCGATTGGTGTTGAACCGCGTGCAAGAAGCGGTGATTGTGATTGATGCCGGCCAGCGTGTTTGGCTGTTCAACAAACAAGCCAAAAATTATTTTCCGAGTTTGGCAGTGGATCAACAGGAATTTGTGTTCGGCGAATTGGTGTCGCGCTGGCAATATCAGCCCGACAAAGCTTTTGAAACCGATATTCATATTTTCCAACACGCCATGCACGTGCGCGCCGTACCCCTGATTCAGGAGCAAACCGAATTGCTGATGCTGTATGTGCGTTCTTTGCGCGAAGTAGCGGCCGAAGCGATGTCGACCAAATTAACGTCATTGGGTCAGCTCACCGCCAATCTGGCGCACGAAATCCGCAACCCGATGTCGGCCATCCGCCACGCCAGCGATTTACTGCAAGATGATGAAGACATCGATCCGGTAAAAGCCAAGCTCTACGGCATCATCGACAGCAACATCCAGCGCATCGACAAAATGCTGGAAGACATTTCCCTGCTCAACAAGCGCGACAACATCAGCCGCGCGCCGATTCACCTGATGAAATTCTGGCTCGGTTTCAAGCAGGAATTTACCTTAAACAATCCTGCCGCCATCGGCTGCCTGCGTATGAACATGGAAGGCTCCAACTTAACCGTCTTATCCGACCCCATGCATTTGCAGCAAATCATGTGGAACCTATGTAACAATGCTTGGCGCCACAGCCGTCAGGATGAAAATGCCATCACCGTATTAATCCGCCCGAGCGGCCGCATGCACATCTCGATTGTGGTGGCCGACAACGGCAAAGGTGTCGCACCGGAAGTGCGCAATCATTTGTTCGAGCCGTTTTACACCACCGAAAAACAAGGCACAGGTTTGGGCTTGTACGTTGCCCGCGAATTGGCGCATGCCAACTTGGGCCAACTGCACTATCATCCTGAAATGAACGGTTTTGAACTGATTTTACCGAAGGACAGCAATGAGTAA
- the parC gene encoding DNA topoisomerase IV subunit A, giving the protein MNEPTPVSPIQSDRLILGQYAERAYLEYAMSVVKGRALPEVSDGQKPVQRRILYAMRDMGLTAGAKPVKSARVVGEILGKYHPHGDSSAYEAMVRMAQDFTLRYPLIDGIGNFGSRDGDGAAAMRYTEARLTPIAELLLSEINQGTVDFVPNYDGAFDEPVHLPARLPMVLLNGASGIAVGMATEIPSHNLTEVTKAAIALLKKPSLETADLMGYIPAPDFAGGGQIITPAADLQQIYESGKGSVRVRARYEIEKLARGQWRAVVTELPPNANAAKILAEIEEQTNPKPKAGKKQLNQDQLNTKKLMLDLIEKVRDESDGEHPVRLVFEPKSSRIEPDAFMNTLMAQTSLEGNVPVNLVMMGLDNRPAQKNLKAILQEWLEFRVITVTRRLKFRLTQVEKRLHILEGRLKVFLSIDEVIRVIRESDEPKADLMAAFDLSEIQAEDILEIRLRQLARLEGFKLEKELAELREEEGRLNLLLGDENEKKKLIIKEMQADMKQFGDERRTLVKEAGRATLTQTTADEPVTLILSKKGWIRSRVGHNLDLAQTTFKEGDGLKQTLESRTVWPVVVLDSQGRTYTLDASEIPGGRGDGVPVASLVDIQNGAEVVAMLTGLPDQHYLLSNSSGYGFIAKLGDMVGRVKAGKVVMNVEAGETVLPPVPVYASSLINPDCKVVAVAECQTSLWEESKALAFTLNELKVMTKGRGLQLISLGEKEQLAHIAVVSTPEIHAESEGKRGATHKERIQLAGISGKRGKKGKPLPLSGRLKQLFGAGSV; this is encoded by the coding sequence ATGAACGAGCCAACCCCTGTTTCCCCTATCCAATCCGACCGTCTGATTCTGGGCCAATATGCCGAACGCGCATATCTGGAATATGCCATGAGCGTGGTCAAAGGCCGCGCGCTGCCGGAAGTTTCAGACGGCCAGAAGCCGGTGCAGCGCCGCATTCTTTATGCCATGCGCGACATGGGTTTGACTGCGGGGGCAAAACCGGTGAAATCGGCGCGCGTAGTCGGCGAGATTTTAGGTAAATACCACCCGCACGGCGACAGCTCGGCATATGAAGCGATGGTGCGCATGGCACAGGATTTCACGCTGCGTTATCCGCTGATTGACGGCATCGGCAACTTCGGCTCGCGCGACGGCGACGGTGCGGCGGCCATGCGTTACACCGAAGCGCGTTTAACGCCGATTGCGGAATTATTGCTCAGCGAAATTAATCAAGGCACAGTCGATTTCGTGCCCAACTACGACGGCGCGTTTGACGAACCCGTCCACCTGCCCGCCCGCCTGCCGATGGTGCTACTCAACGGTGCCAGCGGCATTGCCGTGGGCATGGCAACCGAAATTCCGTCGCACAATCTCACCGAAGTCACCAAAGCGGCGATTGCCCTGCTGAAGAAGCCTTCGCTGGAAACCGCCGATTTGATGGGCTACATTCCCGCACCCGACTTTGCCGGCGGCGGCCAAATCATCACCCCTGCTGCCGATTTGCAGCAGATTTACGAAAGCGGCAAAGGCAGCGTGCGCGTGCGTGCGCGTTATGAAATCGAAAAACTGGCGCGCGGCCAATGGCGGGCGGTTGTGACCGAGCTGCCGCCCAACGCCAACGCCGCCAAGATTCTTGCCGAAATCGAAGAACAAACCAATCCGAAGCCGAAAGCCGGTAAGAAACAGCTCAACCAAGACCAGCTCAACACCAAAAAACTGATGCTGGATTTGATTGAAAAAGTGCGTGACGAATCCGACGGCGAACATCCCGTGCGCTTGGTATTCGAGCCGAAATCCAGCCGCATTGAGCCGGATGCGTTTATGAACACGCTGATGGCGCAAACTTCTTTAGAAGGCAATGTACCGGTCAACTTGGTCATGATGGGCTTGGACAACCGTCCTGCACAAAAAAACCTGAAGGCTATATTGCAAGAATGGCTGGAATTCCGTGTGATTACGGTAACACGCCGTCTGAAATTCCGCCTGACCCAAGTGGAAAAACGCCTACACATTCTCGAAGGCCGTCTGAAAGTTTTCTTAAGCATTGACGAAGTGATTCGTGTGATTCGCGAATCGGACGAACCGAAAGCCGATTTGATGGCGGCGTTTGATTTGAGCGAAATCCAGGCGGAGGACATTCTCGAAATCCGCCTGCGCCAACTCGCACGTTTGGAAGGATTTAAGCTGGAAAAAGAACTGGCCGAACTGCGCGAAGAAGAAGGCCGTCTGAATCTGCTGCTGGGTGATGAGAACGAAAAGAAAAAGCTCATCATCAAAGAAATGCAGGCAGACATGAAGCAATTCGGCGACGAGCGCCGTACCTTAGTCAAAGAAGCCGGCCGCGCCACGCTGACACAAACCACCGCCGACGAGCCGGTGACGCTGATTTTGTCGAAAAAAGGCTGGATACGCAGCCGCGTCGGCCACAATTTGGATTTGGCGCAGACCACGTTCAAAGAAGGCGACGGTTTGAAACAGACCTTAGAAAGCCGTACCGTGTGGCCGGTGGTGGTGCTCGATTCGCAAGGCCGTACCTACACGCTGGATGCCTCGGAAATCCCGGGCGGACGCGGTGACGGCGTGCCGGTGGCTTCTTTGGTCGATATACAAAACGGTGCCGAAGTGGTCGCTATGCTCACCGGCCTGCCGGATCAGCATTATCTGTTGAGCAACAGCAGCGGCTACGGCTTTATCGCCAAACTCGGCGACATGGTCGGCCGCGTGAAAGCGGGTAAAGTGGTAATGAACGTGGAAGCGGGCGAAACGGTGTTGCCGCCGGTGCCGGTATATGCTTCGTCGCTGATTAATCCGGATTGCAAAGTGGTGGCGGTGGCCGAGTGTCAAACCTCTTTATGGGAAGAAAGCAAAGCCTTGGCCTTTACGCTCAACGAACTCAAAGTCATGACCAAAGGCCGCGGTCTGCAGCTTATCAGCTTGGGCGAGAAAGAACAATTGGCACACATCGCCGTCGTCTCTACACCGGAAATCCACGCCGAAAGCGAAGGCAAACGCGGTGCAACGCATAAAGAACGCATTCAGCTCGCCGGCATCAGCGGCAAACGCGGCAAAAAAGGCAAACCTTTGCCGCTTTCGGGCCGCCTGAAACAATTATTCGGCGCAGGTTCCGTATAA
- a CDS encoding shikimate dehydrogenase family protein, with product MEIQLNGSTRIYYVIGDPVAQVKSPSLVTEAFQNKGLNAVCVPAHVAPHQLAAFFNAVKAMQNVDGLMITVPHKIAFAGLCDELSDAARFLHATNCVRREGGKWVGDMFDGQAQVEALQRNGAQLQGKKAIVAGAGGAGTAIAHAILTAGVSELAIVEMDTARRDGLIERLNSLGLGKVYAGTTDPTGFGIVVNATPMGMREDDPLPFDGDKLTADMFVGDVVTTPALTAWIAHAQKIGCQTSTGMDMFESVRDLMVDFLLAK from the coding sequence ATGGAGATTCAATTAAACGGCTCAACGCGGATTTATTATGTGATCGGCGACCCGGTTGCGCAGGTGAAATCGCCAAGCTTGGTCACCGAAGCGTTTCAAAACAAAGGCTTGAATGCGGTGTGCGTGCCTGCGCATGTCGCGCCCCATCAGCTGGCTGCGTTTTTCAATGCAGTGAAAGCCATGCAGAATGTTGACGGCTTGATGATTACTGTGCCGCACAAAATCGCGTTTGCCGGTTTGTGCGACGAATTATCCGACGCGGCGCGTTTCTTACACGCCACCAACTGCGTGCGCCGTGAAGGCGGTAAATGGGTCGGCGATATGTTCGACGGTCAGGCGCAGGTGGAGGCTTTGCAGCGCAACGGTGCGCAGTTGCAGGGTAAAAAAGCGATTGTGGCCGGTGCGGGCGGTGCGGGTACGGCCATTGCCCACGCGATTTTGACGGCCGGCGTCAGCGAACTGGCAATTGTGGAAATGGACACCGCCCGCCGGGACGGTTTGATTGAGCGTTTAAACAGCTTGGGCTTAGGCAAAGTCTATGCCGGAACCACCGACCCGACCGGTTTTGGTATTGTGGTCAATGCCACGCCGATGGGCATGCGCGAAGATGACCCGCTGCCGTTTGACGGCGATAAGCTGACGGCGGATATGTTTGTCGGCGATGTGGTCACCACGCCTGCATTGACGGCATGGATTGCCCACGCGCAAAAAATCGGCTGCCAAACGTCCACCGGTATGGATATGTTTGAAAGCGTGCGTGATTTGATGGTGGATTTTTTGCTGGCGAAATGA
- a CDS encoding FAD-dependent oxidoreductase — protein MTKQVDVLVIGGGAAGMTAALTAKREGLDVVLCEKAPYVGGITATSGGTTWVPGTHLSDKAGVPDKVDDARTFLSHVCAGRGGDELREAFLVSGPEMIRELDTHTDVKFAAATAHPDYIGNLPGEAYGGRALAPVPFEAAVLGKDFDRVRPPRREFMGLGGMMVNRSELDALLNPFKSADNFKTTMKVVLPYFKDRLKYKRGTRLVMGNALVGRLYYSLVKHRVPVWFESPLVRLLVEDGKVVGAAVKRDGVETEIRARKGVVLATGGVGRNAALREQFFPKGTPDSYAPESNTGDGIQAGAAIGAALGNQTAPALWFPTSYHRLDDGYQAMWPHIILDRAKPGLLAVLPDGKRFVNESDSYHDFSDAQIRRSQEQGGTVLPAYLIVDDAFVNKYGLGFIMPGGKSLQRYLKRGYLKKAANLHDLAVQSGIEPATLQATVARYNELAATGEDSDFGRGSSKMNRFNGDANVRPNPCLRPFVTQGAVYALMVKPADLAGSLGLECNTVGQVLHENGQAIEGLYACGNDLASIFKGTYPGPGTTIGPGMVFGWRIAKHLAGKL, from the coding sequence ATGACAAAACAAGTAGATGTATTGGTAATCGGCGGCGGTGCGGCCGGTATGACTGCTGCTCTGACTGCCAAGCGTGAAGGCCTGGATGTGGTATTGTGCGAAAAAGCGCCGTATGTGGGCGGCATTACCGCTACTTCCGGCGGCACGACGTGGGTGCCGGGTACGCATTTGAGCGACAAAGCCGGTGTGCCGGATAAAGTTGACGACGCGCGCACGTTTTTAAGCCATGTCTGTGCCGGTCGCGGCGGCGATGAGCTGCGCGAAGCATTTTTGGTATCCGGTCCGGAAATGATTCGCGAATTGGATACACACACCGATGTGAAATTTGCGGCCGCTACCGCCCACCCCGACTATATCGGCAACTTGCCGGGCGAAGCGTATGGCGGCCGTGCGCTGGCGCCGGTGCCGTTCGAAGCAGCGGTGTTGGGCAAAGATTTCGACCGAGTGCGCCCGCCGCGCCGCGAGTTTATGGGCTTGGGCGGCATGATGGTCAACCGCAGCGAATTGGACGCGCTGCTCAATCCCTTCAAAAGTGCAGACAATTTCAAAACCACGATGAAAGTGGTGCTGCCGTATTTTAAAGACCGTCTGAAATACAAGCGCGGTACGCGTTTGGTGATGGGTAATGCGCTGGTCGGCCGTCTGTATTACAGCTTGGTCAAACACCGGGTGCCGGTGTGGTTCGAATCGCCGCTGGTGCGTTTGCTGGTGGAAGACGGCAAAGTGGTCGGTGCGGCGGTAAAACGCGACGGCGTGGAAACCGAAATCCGCGCCCGCAAAGGCGTGGTGCTGGCGACCGGCGGTGTCGGCCGCAATGCAGCGTTGCGCGAACAATTTTTCCCGAAAGGCACGCCCGATTCTTATGCGCCCGAAAGCAACACCGGCGACGGCATTCAAGCCGGTGCGGCTATTGGTGCGGCTTTGGGTAACCAAACTGCTCCGGCCTTGTGGTTCCCGACGTCTTACCATCGACTCGACGACGGCTACCAAGCCATGTGGCCGCACATCATTCTCGACCGCGCCAAGCCCGGCTTACTGGCGGTGTTGCCCGACGGCAAACGCTTTGTCAACGAAAGCGATTCCTACCATGACTTTTCCGACGCACAAATCCGCCGCAGCCAAGAGCAGGGCGGGACGGTGTTGCCGGCTTATCTGATCGTCGATGATGCGTTTGTCAACAAATACGGCTTGGGCTTTATCATGCCGGGAGGCAAATCGTTGCAGCGATATTTGAAACGCGGCTATCTTAAAAAAGCCGCTAATCTGCACGATTTGGCCGTGCAGTCGGGCATCGAACCGGCTACCTTGCAGGCAACCGTAGCGCGTTACAACGAATTGGCTGCCACCGGCGAAGACAGCGATTTCGGACGCGGCAGCAGCAAAATGAACCGTTTCAACGGCGATGCCAATGTCCGGCCCAACCCCTGCTTGCGCCCGTTTGTGACGCAAGGTGCGGTGTACGCGCTGATGGTCAAACCTGCCGATTTAGCAGGCAGCTTGGGATTGGAATGCAACACCGTCGGCCAAGTGCTGCATGAAAACGGCCAAGCCATCGAAGGCTTGTATGCCTGCGGCAACGACTTGGCTTCCATTTTCAAAGGCACTTATCCCGGCCCCGGCACCACCATCGGCCCGGGCATGGTGTTCGGCTGGCGCATTGCGAAACATTTGGCAGGAAAGCTGTAA
- the pxpB gene encoding 5-oxoprolinase subunit PxpB → MSAFEIHPISETALCCNLPPPACLDNQRRLWALADILAAWPQVAETVTGMNNLTVFAKPGMPLEELAAELSHIWPQTGAAQHQGRHIDIPVVYGGEYGVDLAGVAAFHGISAAEVVRRHTEPVYTVFMMGFQPGFPYLGGLPEHLHTPRHAVPRTQVPAGSVGIGGSQTGMYPFSSPGGWQLIGHTDAPLFQTDSYPPTMLQAGDTVRFVAERIEL, encoded by the coding sequence ATGTCTGCATTCGAAATCCATCCTATCAGCGAAACAGCTCTATGCTGCAATTTGCCGCCGCCCGCCTGTTTAGACAACCAGCGCCGGCTGTGGGCCTTGGCTGATATTTTGGCCGCATGGCCTCAGGTAGCCGAAACCGTTACCGGCATGAACAATCTCACCGTGTTTGCCAAGCCCGGTATGCCGCTTGAAGAATTGGCGGCGGAATTATCACATATTTGGCCGCAAACCGGAGCGGCACAACACCAAGGCCGGCATATCGACATCCCTGTGGTTTACGGTGGCGAATACGGCGTAGATTTAGCGGGAGTGGCGGCATTTCACGGTATCAGTGCGGCAGAAGTGGTACGCCGCCATACCGAGCCCGTTTACACGGTTTTCATGATGGGTTTCCAGCCCGGTTTTCCTTATTTGGGAGGTCTGCCCGAACATCTGCACACACCCCGCCATGCGGTGCCGCGCACGCAGGTGCCCGCCGGTTCGGTAGGCATCGGCGGCAGCCAGACCGGCATGTACCCGTTTTCCTCGCCCGGCGGCTGGCAATTAATCGGCCATACCGATGCACCGCTTTTTCAGACGGACTCTTACCCGCCTACGATGTTGCAGGCGGGGGATACCGTGCGCTTTGTGGCAGAAAGGATTGAACTGTGA
- a CDS encoding biotin-dependent carboxyltransferase family protein, producing MIDIQEVTALAHVQDLGRYGRRRFGIGHAGAMDTQALQAGNILLGNLPGAAAIEVVLGGLSVRFGRDTPFCITGAVYEADLDGEPVYSYWRYTAEAGQTLYLKRAVQGMYGYLCVAGGIDVPEVMGSRSTDLKAAFGGFEGRALHSGDILPQGAGEHYLSRVGIAPLFSDGIIHALPSSEYHLFDCASRTAFWNTLWRLQSDSNRMGYRFSGAELNLAGAVEMLSHAVTAGTVQVPPSGLPIVLTADCQTTGGYPKIACVAAADLGKLAQTRFGSAVRFRMTDTAHALRLQRKNQAYLNHIKRIAGENS from the coding sequence GTGATTGATATTCAGGAAGTGACGGCACTGGCGCATGTGCAGGATTTAGGGCGTTACGGCCGGCGCCGTTTCGGTATCGGCCATGCCGGTGCGATGGATACGCAGGCATTGCAGGCAGGCAATATCCTGCTGGGGAATTTACCCGGAGCCGCGGCAATCGAAGTAGTGCTCGGCGGCTTAAGCGTGCGTTTCGGCCGCGATACACCGTTTTGCATTACCGGTGCCGTTTATGAAGCCGATCTTGACGGCGAACCGGTTTATTCCTATTGGCGTTACACCGCCGAAGCAGGGCAGACACTGTATTTGAAGCGGGCGGTGCAGGGGATGTACGGTTATCTATGCGTGGCCGGCGGTATTGACGTCCCCGAAGTGATGGGTTCGCGCAGTACCGATTTGAAGGCCGCTTTCGGCGGTTTTGAAGGGCGGGCGCTGCATTCGGGAGACATTTTGCCGCAAGGCGCGGGCGAACACTATTTGAGCCGTGTAGGCATCGCCCCCTTGTTTTCAGACGGCATCATCCATGCCTTGCCCTCATCCGAATATCACTTGTTCGATTGTGCTTCCCGCACGGCTTTTTGGAATACTTTGTGGCGGCTGCAAAGCGACAGCAACCGAATGGGATATCGTTTTTCCGGTGCAGAGCTGAATTTGGCCGGAGCCGTGGAAATGTTGTCGCACGCCGTGACCGCCGGTACCGTGCAAGTGCCGCCGAGCGGCCTGCCCATCGTGTTGACCGCCGACTGCCAAACGACCGGAGGTTACCCGAAAATCGCCTGTGTGGCGGCCGCCGATTTGGGCAAACTGGCACAAACACGCTTCGGCAGTGCAGTCAGATTCCGCATGACCGACACGGCACATGCCCTGCGGCTGCAACGCAAAAACCAAGCCTATCTCAATCACATTAAAAGGATAGCCGGTGAAAACAGTTGA